Proteins co-encoded in one Armatimonadota bacterium genomic window:
- a CDS encoding ABC transporter ATP-binding protein, with product MGAEGTPGVGRAGEPPDVELREVSKTFGAVRAVDRVSLTIARGEFFSLLGPSGCGKTTTLRIIGGLEDPDEGEVWLRGQDVTDVPPYRRATNMVFQQLALFPHLNVFENIAFGLRLRRVAPHRIARKVREVLELVDLPDYADREIHQLSGGQKQRVAIARALVNEPAVLLLDEPLGALDLKLRLQMQAELKALQHRVGTTFVYVTHDQGEALTMSDRIAVMHQGRVEQVGTSQEIYARPRTRFVAAFIGEANFLEGRVVGPDGAAAVVEVGPLRFAATPTRPVAAGQPVTVSLRPEHVKLGPAAPVHNRWEGRIVDCTFMGPVVRVRVQVGDDRVLLAEVHNDAAADLRPGTVVAVGWAPTHAVVVGE from the coding sequence ATGGGCGCAGAGGGAACGCCAGGCGTTGGGAGAGCCGGCGAGCCCCCCGACGTGGAGCTGCGGGAGGTCAGCAAGACGTTCGGCGCGGTGCGTGCCGTGGACCGCGTCTCGCTGACCATCGCCCGCGGCGAGTTCTTCTCGCTGCTGGGGCCGTCGGGATGCGGCAAGACCACCACCCTGCGCATCATCGGCGGGCTGGAGGACCCCGACGAGGGTGAGGTGTGGCTGCGCGGGCAGGACGTCACCGACGTGCCGCCCTACCGGCGGGCCACCAACATGGTGTTCCAGCAGCTGGCGCTGTTCCCCCACCTCAACGTCTTCGAGAACATCGCCTTCGGCCTGCGCCTGCGGCGCGTGGCTCCCCACCGCATCGCGCGCAAGGTGCGGGAGGTCCTGGAGCTGGTGGACCTGCCGGACTACGCTGACCGTGAGATCCACCAGCTGTCGGGCGGGCAGAAGCAGCGGGTGGCCATCGCCCGGGCCCTGGTCAACGAACCCGCGGTGCTGCTGCTGGACGAGCCGCTGGGGGCCCTCGACCTCAAGCTGCGGCTCCAAATGCAGGCGGAGCTCAAGGCCCTGCAGCACCGGGTGGGTACCACCTTCGTCTACGTGACCCACGATCAGGGCGAGGCCCTGACGATGTCGGACCGCATCGCGGTGATGCACCAGGGCCGCGTCGAACAGGTGGGCACCAGCCAGGAGATCTACGCGCGGCCGCGCACGCGCTTCGTGGCCGCGTTCATCGGCGAGGCCAACTTCCTCGAGGGCCGCGTGGTCGGGCCCGACGGCGCCGCGGCGGTGGTGGAGGTGGGACCGCTGCGGTTCGCCGCCACCCCGACCCGCCCCGTGGCCGCGGGCCAGCCGGTCACCGTGTCGCTGCGCCCCGAACACGTCAAGCTGGGGCCGGCAGCCCCCGTGCACAATCGATGGGAGGGGCGCATCGTCGACTGCACGTTCATGGGACCGGTGGTGCGCGTGCGGGTGCAGGTGGGGGATGACCGCGTGCTCCTGGCGGAGGTGCACAACGACGCCGCGGCCGACCTCCGCCCCGGCACGGTGGTGGCGGTGGGATGGGCGCCGACCCACGCGGTGGTGGTGGGCGAGTGA
- a CDS encoding extracellular solute-binding protein has protein sequence MGPRLTRRALLARGARAGLEVVALAQLGGATLGLARQAAAGGTERLTLFVWSGLNLPVVAHEVARFYMRNHPGVQIDVLEGQNFEVYPKMVSARKLTPDRPLVHFGYSNAQFTYQGDVDDMWEALDLRNIPNADNIADAYRRPGERGIGFSIAPVGLMYNPEVLRRAGVEPPTSWTDMWHPRFRGRVTSIKYAWYANGLVIAAKLNGGSERNIEPGFRLWSERAGQFLAFANSNVETRDLVVRGDAWLAAMFGGNVLAWKQEGAPLEFVIPREGAIAFPLYLVVVKGVTPQQKRIAEEVINLILSERWLARWATLTYFVPTTKRSVAPPSLRNLPMYSPAEIARAIQFDWLTIAQNERVWRERWDKEVVARMGR, from the coding sequence ATGGGACCACGGCTGACACGCAGGGCACTGCTGGCGCGCGGCGCGCGGGCCGGCCTCGAGGTGGTGGCGCTGGCGCAGCTTGGGGGCGCGACGCTGGGCCTGGCGCGCCAGGCCGCTGCCGGCGGCACCGAGCGGCTGACGCTGTTCGTGTGGTCGGGCCTCAACCTGCCGGTGGTGGCCCACGAGGTGGCCCGCTTCTACATGCGCAACCACCCCGGCGTGCAGATCGACGTGCTGGAGGGACAGAACTTTGAAGTCTACCCCAAGATGGTCAGCGCCCGCAAGCTGACCCCCGACCGGCCGCTGGTGCACTTCGGCTACAGCAACGCCCAGTTCACCTACCAGGGCGACGTGGACGACATGTGGGAGGCGCTGGACCTGCGCAACATCCCCAACGCCGATAACATCGCCGACGCCTACCGACGGCCCGGGGAGCGGGGCATCGGCTTCTCCATCGCGCCGGTGGGCCTGATGTACAACCCCGAGGTGCTGCGCCGCGCCGGGGTCGAGCCGCCCACGTCGTGGACCGACATGTGGCACCCGCGCTTCCGAGGGCGCGTCACGTCCATCAAGTACGCGTGGTACGCCAACGGCCTGGTGATCGCCGCCAAGCTCAACGGCGGCAGCGAGCGGAACATCGAGCCGGGCTTCCGGCTCTGGAGCGAGCGCGCCGGGCAGTTCCTGGCGTTCGCCAACAGCAACGTGGAGACCCGCGACCTGGTGGTGCGCGGTGACGCGTGGCTGGCGGCCATGTTCGGTGGCAACGTGCTGGCCTGGAAGCAGGAGGGGGCGCCGCTGGAGTTCGTGATCCCGCGCGAGGGCGCCATCGCCTTCCCGCTGTACCTGGTGGTGGTCAAGGGCGTGACGCCGCAGCAAAAGCGCATCGCGGAAGAGGTCATCAACCTCATCCTGTCCGAGCGCTGGCTCGCCCGCTGGGCCACCCTGACCTACTTCGTGCCGACCACCAAGCGGTCGGTGGCGCCGCCCAGCCTGCGGAACCTGCCCATGTACAGCCCGGCCGAGATCGCCCGGGCGATCCAGTTCGACTGGCTGACCATCGCTCAGAACGAGCGCGTCTGGCGCGAGCGGTGGGACAAGGAAGTGGTGGCGCGGATGGGGCGCTAG
- a CDS encoding ABC transporter permease has product MSDGRPRAGRRRRDPVRLALAVHLAGIWLFMLAPIGFVLVYAFSSVSYAVFPPPGLSLRWFVKLFQQAALFQAAVNSLLVALAATAGSLMAGTLAALALVRYRFWGREILRAVFLAPLIVPRIAFGVAMLIYAIVLRRFGGLDSLILAHLMVTLPFAISVLSAALVGVDRTLEEAAMDLGATPLVTFWKVTLPQIRTGLAVSAFFAFIISWDQVETSLFLVKTDNMTLPVAMFYYLQRQQDPVVAALSVFLIGLAAAGAVVAVVLVNPRDLQRLLAAGGR; this is encoded by the coding sequence ATGAGCGATGGCCGCCCGCGGGCAGGGCGCCGCCGGCGCGATCCGGTCCGCCTGGCGCTGGCTGTCCACCTGGCCGGCATCTGGCTGTTCATGCTGGCGCCGATCGGGTTCGTGCTCGTCTATGCGTTCAGCAGCGTGTCGTACGCTGTCTTTCCACCGCCCGGGCTGTCGCTGCGGTGGTTCGTCAAGCTGTTCCAGCAGGCTGCCCTGTTCCAGGCCGCGGTGAACTCGCTGCTGGTGGCGCTGGCGGCCACGGCCGGCAGCCTGATGGCGGGCACGCTGGCCGCGCTGGCCCTGGTGCGCTACCGGTTCTGGGGCCGCGAGATCCTGCGGGCCGTCTTCCTGGCCCCGTTGATCGTGCCGCGGATCGCGTTCGGCGTGGCCATGCTGATCTACGCCATCGTCCTGCGCCGCTTCGGCGGCCTGGACAGCCTGATCCTGGCCCACCTGATGGTGACCCTGCCCTTTGCCATCTCGGTGCTGTCGGCCGCGCTGGTCGGCGTCGACCGCACGCTGGAGGAAGCGGCCATGGACCTGGGCGCGACGCCCCTGGTGACGTTCTGGAAGGTCACGCTCCCGCAGATCCGCACCGGGCTGGCGGTGAGCGCCTTCTTCGCGTTCATCATCTCGTGGGACCAGGTCGAGACGTCGCTGTTCCTGGTCAAGACCGACAACATGACCCTGCCGGTGGCCATGTTCTACTACCTGCAGCGCCAGCAGGACCCCGTGGTGGCGGCGCTGTCGGTCTTCCTGATCGGTCTCGCCGCCGCGGGGGCCGTGGTCGCCGTCGTGCTGGTCAACCCGCGGGATCTGCAGCGTCTGCTGGCCGCCGGGGGCCGGTGA
- a CDS encoding ABC transporter permease, giving the protein MTTATVPLRARPARAARRRARRLAFLPLLAPATGAFVLVFWVCMGVLVVMSVYPFLAAGTPRLTAEAWRRFLGDAYYWSVVGTTLRLAAVVTGACLLLGYPAAYAIHTIRRPGWALACYVVLFAPILVSVVVRTYGWLLLLSPTGAVNWVLRTLGLVREPIPLIFNTTGIVIAMVHILLPFAVFPILSVIGQLGGELKEAAMDLGATRWQTFRRVTLPLTLPGVVAAAQIVFTLTISAFVTPFLMGGGKVQILSGLIYRDMEAVNLAFASVVALVLLGLAVAILVASNLLVRGTYRRAEVTV; this is encoded by the coding sequence GTGACGACCGCCACCGTCCCCCTGCGTGCGCGCCCCGCCCGGGCAGCCCGGCGTCGGGCCCGACGGCTCGCGTTCCTGCCGCTGCTGGCACCGGCGACCGGGGCCTTCGTGCTGGTCTTCTGGGTCTGCATGGGGGTCCTGGTCGTCATGAGCGTCTACCCGTTCCTGGCGGCCGGGACGCCGCGGCTGACGGCCGAGGCCTGGCGGCGGTTCCTGGGGGACGCCTACTACTGGAGCGTGGTCGGCACGACCCTGCGACTGGCAGCGGTGGTCACCGGCGCGTGCCTGCTCCTTGGGTATCCTGCGGCCTACGCGATCCACACGATCCGCCGACCCGGCTGGGCGCTGGCGTGCTACGTCGTGCTCTTCGCACCCATCCTCGTCAGCGTCGTGGTCCGCACCTACGGCTGGCTGCTCCTCCTGTCGCCGACGGGCGCCGTGAACTGGGTGCTGCGCACGCTCGGGCTGGTCCGGGAGCCGATCCCCCTCATCTTCAACACCACCGGCATCGTGATCGCCATGGTCCACATCCTGCTGCCCTTTGCGGTCTTCCCCATCTTGAGCGTGATCGGGCAGCTGGGAGGCGAGCTCAAAGAAGCGGCCATGGACCTGGGCGCCACCCGGTGGCAGACCTTCCGGCGCGTCACGCTGCCCCTGACCCTCCCCGGCGTGGTCGCGGCCGCCCAGATCGTCTTCACGCTGACCATCAGCGCCTTCGTGACCCCGTTCCTCATGGGGGGCGGCAAGGTGCAGATCCTCTCGGGCCTGATCTACCGGGACATGGAGGCCGTGAACCTGGCGTTCGCGTCGGTGGTGGCGCTGGTGCTGCTCGGGCTGGCGGTGGCCATCCTCGTGGCCAGCAACCTGCTGGTGCGGGGGACCTACCGTCGCGCCGAGGTGACGGTATGA
- a CDS encoding succinylglutamate desuccinylase/aspartoacylase family protein — protein sequence MSTRIRWIEVSMLASGAALRVPVHEIDGAADGPTLGVSALVHGDEITGPQIVRAVRDAVDPRRLRGRLRLVPVANPLAFQALSRGTPLAVEIGNLNRVFPADPTLDLPARLAHALQTQFLDEVTHLVDLHAGGTFPIVDYTISLYDLDAALAFGQGVVRQVSGYAGTLGALAAAGGKTAIVAELGGGYVRDDHYVALGVRGVLNVMRHLGMLDGAIERPPRQVVVTRMATLRPAHGGLLESALDVAAMHREIAGGTLLGRVRSPYTFEVLEELRAPFARNVVVLLRQGVTAVNPGDYAYMLGDLDDARIVTHGNG from the coding sequence ATGAGCACACGGATCCGGTGGATCGAGGTGAGCATGCTGGCCAGCGGCGCGGCGCTGCGGGTGCCCGTGCACGAGATCGACGGGGCCGCCGACGGCCCGACGCTTGGCGTGTCGGCGCTGGTGCACGGCGACGAGATCACGGGCCCGCAGATCGTCCGGGCGGTGCGCGACGCCGTGGACCCGCGCCGGCTGCGCGGACGGCTGCGGCTCGTGCCGGTGGCGAACCCCCTGGCCTTCCAGGCGCTCAGCCGGGGGACGCCGCTCGCGGTGGAGATCGGCAACCTCAACCGCGTCTTCCCGGCCGATCCGACGCTGGACCTGCCCGCACGTCTGGCGCACGCCCTGCAGACGCAGTTCCTGGACGAGGTGACGCACCTGGTCGACCTCCACGCCGGCGGTACGTTCCCCATCGTCGACTACACCATCAGCCTGTACGATCTGGATGCCGCGCTGGCGTTCGGCCAGGGGGTGGTTCGCCAGGTGTCGGGCTACGCGGGCACCCTGGGTGCGCTCGCCGCCGCCGGTGGCAAGACCGCGATCGTCGCCGAACTGGGCGGCGGGTACGTGCGCGACGACCACTACGTGGCGCTGGGGGTACGCGGCGTCCTGAACGTGATGCGCCACCTGGGGATGCTGGACGGGGCCATCGAGCGCCCGCCCAGGCAAGTCGTCGTGACCCGCATGGCCACCCTGCGGCCGGCGCACGGCGGGCTGCTCGAGTCGGCGCTGGACGTCGCGGCCATGCACCGCGAGATCGCCGGCGGCACGCTGTTGGGGCGGGTGCGCTCGCCGTACACCTTCGAGGTGCTGGAGGAGCTGCGGGCCCCGTTCGCCCGAAACGTCGTGGTGCTGCTGCGGCAGGGCGTGACGGCGGTGAACCCGGGGGACTACGCGTACATGCTCGGCGACCTGGACGACGCGCGGATCGTGACACACGGAAACGGATGA
- the treS gene encoding maltose alpha-D-glucosyltransferase has protein sequence MTTRTRRAVAGLEADPTWYRDAIIYELHVRSFADSDGDGVGDFRGLTEKLPYLEALGVTAIWLLPFYPSPLRDDGYDIADYTAVHPQYGTLRDFEAFLHEAHRRGLRVITELVLNHTSDQHPWFQRARRAPAGSRWRDFYVWSETPDRYAEARVIFKDYEAANWAWDPMARAYYWHRFYSHQPDLNYDNPAVRRAMLRVVDFWCALGVDGLRLDAVPYLYERDGTTCENLPETHAFLKELRRYVDARYPHRMLLAEANQWPEDAAAYFGQGDECHMAFHFPLMPRLFMAMRMEDRFPIVDILDQTPPIPEGCQWALFLRNHDELTLEMVTDEERDYMYRVYASDPQARLHLGIRRRLAPLLGNSHRRIELMYGLLCSLPGTPVLYYGDEIGMGDNVHLGDRLGVRTPMQWSPDRNAGFSRCNPQQLYLPVIVDPEYHYEAVNVEAQEQNPHSRLWWVRRLLALRRQHRAFGRGSLELVLPDSKKILAFVRRGGDECLLVVANLSRFVEHTALPLAAFAGWVPVELFGRTAFPPIGPAPYPLTLGPHAFYWFLLRPPGATAVPAREPAAVPAVAMRTWPDALAGPARAAVETALAAFLPGRRWCGSAGRSVKALRIADAVSLDRRPLGTALLLARVEYTDGEPDVYHVPVRAAAGEEATRLARAAPDAVVAQVASGARTDGVLADALYDPTTCRALLEAIARRRRLRGAAGTVVCWRGREFQALADGVLAAVPGAPIERHNTLVSFGGRLVLKVFRRVEPGTNPDLELGRLLTQRRFPHAPAVVGAIEYRARNGEPTTLAVLQAFVPHQDDGWSQALHALDDYLERALAKRAQGVEAPRPAGGLLDLVDQEPPALVLELMAPYLETARLLGQRTADLHVVLASAPDDPRFAPETFTPLDQRSLYQSMRALTRSVLQVMRARLGTLPEDLRALARRALETEPEIQRRLRGLLERRLLAQRIRCHGDYHLGQVLSTGKDVVLIDFEGVPSRPLGERRLKRSPLRDVAGMLWSFHRAACAALATAGEWGRVRPEETVALVPWVRVWERWAQAAFLRAYLAGAARARFLPRTRAESALLLEVFLVEQAIADLGNALGQRPEELRVALEGLVQLVAGDGG, from the coding sequence ATGACGACGCGGACGCGGCGGGCGGTCGCCGGCCTCGAGGCCGATCCCACCTGGTACCGGGACGCGATCATCTACGAGCTGCACGTGCGGTCGTTCGCCGACAGCGACGGCGACGGCGTCGGCGACTTCCGTGGCCTCACCGAGAAGCTCCCGTACCTCGAGGCCCTGGGGGTGACGGCCATCTGGCTGCTGCCGTTCTACCCCTCGCCCCTGCGGGACGACGGCTACGACATCGCCGACTACACGGCGGTCCACCCCCAGTACGGCACGCTGCGCGACTTCGAGGCGTTCCTGCACGAGGCCCACCGCCGGGGGCTGCGCGTCATCACCGAGCTCGTGCTCAACCACACCTCGGACCAGCACCCGTGGTTCCAGCGGGCCCGGCGCGCACCCGCGGGCAGCCGGTGGCGCGACTTCTACGTGTGGAGCGAGACGCCAGACCGCTACGCCGAGGCCCGCGTCATCTTCAAGGACTACGAGGCCGCCAACTGGGCCTGGGATCCGATGGCCCGTGCCTACTACTGGCATCGCTTCTACAGCCACCAGCCCGACCTCAACTACGACAACCCGGCCGTGCGGCGGGCGATGCTGCGCGTCGTGGACTTCTGGTGCGCGCTGGGGGTGGACGGGCTGCGCCTGGACGCCGTGCCCTACCTCTACGAGCGCGACGGCACCACCTGCGAGAACCTGCCCGAGACCCACGCGTTCCTCAAGGAGCTGCGGCGGTACGTGGATGCCCGCTATCCCCACCGCATGCTGCTGGCCGAGGCCAACCAGTGGCCCGAGGACGCGGCGGCCTACTTCGGCCAGGGTGACGAGTGCCACATGGCCTTCCACTTCCCGCTGATGCCGCGGCTGTTCATGGCCATGCGCATGGAGGATCGGTTCCCCATCGTGGACATCCTGGACCAGACGCCGCCGATTCCCGAGGGCTGCCAGTGGGCGCTGTTCCTGCGCAACCACGACGAGCTGACGCTGGAGATGGTGACCGACGAAGAGCGGGACTACATGTACCGCGTCTACGCCAGCGACCCGCAGGCGCGGCTCCACCTGGGCATCCGGCGGCGGCTGGCGCCGCTGCTGGGCAACAGCCACCGCCGCATCGAGCTCATGTACGGCCTGCTGTGCTCGTTGCCCGGCACACCGGTGCTCTACTACGGCGACGAGATCGGCATGGGCGACAACGTCCACCTGGGCGACCGCCTCGGCGTCCGCACGCCGATGCAGTGGAGCCCCGACCGCAACGCTGGGTTCTCGCGGTGCAACCCCCAGCAGCTCTACCTGCCGGTCATCGTGGACCCCGAGTACCACTACGAGGCGGTGAACGTCGAGGCGCAGGAGCAGAACCCCCACTCGCGCCTCTGGTGGGTCCGCCGCCTGCTCGCCCTGCGGCGGCAACACCGCGCGTTCGGGCGCGGCTCCCTGGAGCTGGTCTTGCCCGACAGCAAGAAGATCCTGGCGTTCGTGCGCCGCGGTGGCGACGAATGCCTCCTGGTGGTGGCCAACCTCTCGCGCTTCGTCGAGCACACCGCGCTCCCGCTGGCCGCGTTCGCCGGCTGGGTGCCCGTGGAGCTGTTCGGCCGCACCGCCTTCCCCCCGATCGGCCCCGCCCCCTACCCGCTCACGCTCGGGCCGCACGCGTTCTACTGGTTCCTCCTGCGCCCGCCCGGCGCGACGGCGGTGCCCGCGCGCGAGCCGGCGGCGGTGCCCGCCGTGGCGATGCGCACCTGGCCGGACGCCCTGGCGGGGCCGGCACGGGCGGCAGTGGAGACCGCCCTCGCGGCCTTCCTCCCGGGCCGTCGGTGGTGTGGCAGTGCTGGGCGCTCTGTCAAGGCGCTGCGGATCGCCGATGCGGTCTCGCTGGACCGCCGCCCCCTGGGGACCGCGCTGCTGCTGGCGCGGGTGGAGTACACCGACGGCGAACCGGACGTCTACCACGTGCCGGTGCGCGCGGCCGCCGGGGAGGAGGCCACCCGACTGGCGCGCGCGGCGCCGGACGCCGTCGTCGCGCAGGTGGCCAGCGGCGCCCGGACCGACGGCGTCCTCGCCGACGCGTTGTACGATCCGACCACCTGCCGCGCGCTGCTGGAGGCGATCGCCCGGCGCCGGCGGCTGCGGGGCGCGGCGGGCACCGTGGTGTGCTGGCGCGGCCGCGAGTTCCAGGCGCTGGCAGACGGCGTGCTGGCCGCTGTCCCGGGAGCCCCCATCGAGCGGCACAACACGCTGGTGTCCTTTGGCGGCCGGCTCGTCCTCAAGGTGTTCCGCAGGGTGGAACCAGGGACCAATCCCGACCTGGAGCTGGGCCGGCTGCTCACCCAGCGGCGGTTCCCCCACGCCCCAGCGGTGGTCGGTGCCATCGAGTACCGCGCGCGCAACGGCGAGCCGACGACGCTGGCCGTGCTCCAGGCGTTCGTGCCCCACCAGGACGACGGGTGGAGCCAGGCGCTGCACGCGCTGGACGACTACCTGGAACGCGCGCTGGCCAAGCGCGCCCAGGGCGTCGAGGCGCCGCGACCGGCGGGGGGCCTCCTGGACCTGGTCGACCAGGAGCCGCCGGCCCTGGTGCTGGAGCTCATGGCGCCCTACCTGGAGACGGCGCGGCTGCTGGGACAGCGCACCGCGGACCTGCACGTGGTGCTGGCGTCCGCGCCCGACGACCCGCGCTTCGCGCCCGAGACGTTCACCCCGCTGGACCAGCGGTCCCTCTACCAGTCGATGCGCGCCCTGACCCGGAGCGTCTTGCAGGTGATGCGGGCACGGCTCGGCACGCTGCCAGAAGACCTGCGGGCGCTGGCCCGGCGCGCGCTGGAGACGGAGCCCGAGATCCAGCGGCGCCTGCGCGGGCTGCTGGAACGGCGGCTGCTGGCCCAGCGGATCCGCTGCCACGGCGACTACCACCTGGGGCAGGTGCTGTCGACGGGGAAGGACGTCGTGCTCATCGACTTCGAGGGTGTCCCCAGTCGGCCGCTGGGAGAGCGGCGGTTGAAGCGGTCGCCGCTTCGCGACGTGGCCGGGATGCTGTGGTCGTTCCACCGCGCCGCCTGCGCTGCGCTGGCGACCGCCGGGGAGTGGGGCCGTGTGCGTCCTGAGGAGACCGTGGCCCTGGTCCCGTGGGTCCGGGTCTGGGAGCGATGGGCGCAGGCGGCCTTCCTGCGAGCCTACCTGGCGGGAGCCGCGCGGGCGCGCTTCCTGCCCCGCACCCGCGCCGAGAGCGCGCTGTTGCTGGAGGTGTTCCTGGTGGAACAGGCCATCGCCGACCTGGGGAACGCACTCGGGCAGCGGCCGGAGGAGCTGCGCGTCGCCCTGGAAGGCCTCGTGCAGCTCGTGGCAGGTGACGGCGGATGA
- the glgB gene encoding 1,4-alpha-glucan branching protein GlgB — translation MTLLSEDDLYLFNEGSHLRLFDHLGAHPLPGGGVVFAVWAPNAERVTVFGDFNAWDRLRHPLAPRGVSGIWEGVVPEARPGHRYLFHITARGGAYRVDKSDPLAFQTVPPPGTASVITDLSYAWGDGAWMAERGRRQRLDAPMAIYEVHLGSWRRVPEQGNRPLTYRELAPQLAAYVREMGFTHVEFLPVMEHPFYGSWGYQVTGYFAPTARYGTPQDFMALVDVLHQHGIGVILDWVPSHFATDEHGLGRFDGTHLYEHADPRQGLHPDWHSYVFNYGRHEVRSFLLSSARFWLERYHVDGLRVDAVASMLYLDYSRAPGQWVPNVYGGRENLEAIAFLRRLNEEVYRAFPDVQTIAEESTAWPGVSRPTYVGGLGFGLKWDMGWMHDTLAYLRLDPIYRKYHHQRLTFRGLYAFSENFVLPLSHDEVVHGKGSLAGAMPGDTAQRLAHLRLLFGYQYAQPGKKLLFMGGEFGQWREWDHESSLDWHLLADPRHAGVQRWVADLNHAYRTQPALHELDCAPEGFAWIDPHDAEQSVLSFMRRGRSPDAVVVIVCNFTPVPRHQYRVGVPLAGWWRELLNSDAVEYGGTGWGNLGGVEASPVPWHGQPYSVVLTLPPLAVLFLAPGTGR, via the coding sequence ATGACGCTGTTGAGCGAGGACGACCTCTACCTGTTCAACGAAGGCTCGCACCTGCGGCTGTTCGACCACCTGGGCGCGCACCCGCTGCCCGGCGGCGGTGTCGTGTTCGCCGTCTGGGCGCCCAATGCGGAAAGGGTCACGGTCTTCGGCGACTTCAACGCCTGGGATCGGTTGCGCCATCCGCTGGCACCGCGCGGGGTCTCGGGCATCTGGGAGGGTGTGGTGCCCGAGGCACGCCCCGGCCACCGCTACCTGTTCCACATCACCGCCCGCGGCGGTGCGTACCGCGTGGACAAGAGCGACCCTCTCGCCTTCCAGACGGTGCCGCCGCCGGGGACCGCGTCGGTGATCACCGACCTCAGCTACGCGTGGGGTGATGGGGCGTGGATGGCCGAGCGGGGCCGTCGCCAGCGCCTGGACGCGCCCATGGCCATCTACGAGGTGCACCTGGGCTCGTGGCGCCGCGTCCCCGAGCAGGGCAACCGCCCCCTCACCTACCGCGAGCTGGCGCCGCAGCTGGCCGCCTACGTACGCGAGATGGGGTTCACCCACGTGGAGTTCCTGCCGGTGATGGAGCATCCGTTCTATGGCTCGTGGGGGTACCAGGTCACCGGGTACTTCGCGCCCACGGCGCGCTACGGGACCCCGCAGGACTTCATGGCCCTGGTGGACGTCCTCCACCAGCACGGCATCGGCGTCATCCTCGACTGGGTCCCCTCGCACTTCGCCACCGACGAGCACGGCCTGGGCCGCTTCGACGGGACGCACCTCTACGAGCACGCCGACCCCCGCCAGGGCCTGCACCCCGACTGGCACAGCTACGTCTTCAACTACGGGCGGCACGAGGTCCGCAGCTTCCTGCTGAGCAGCGCGCGCTTCTGGCTGGAGCGCTACCACGTCGACGGTCTGCGGGTCGACGCCGTGGCGTCGATGCTCTACCTGGACTACTCGCGCGCCCCGGGCCAGTGGGTCCCCAACGTCTACGGCGGGCGCGAGAACCTCGAGGCGATCGCCTTCCTGCGCCGGCTCAACGAGGAAGTCTACCGGGCGTTCCCCGACGTGCAGACCATCGCCGAGGAGTCGACGGCGTGGCCTGGGGTCTCGCGGCCCACGTACGTGGGCGGGCTCGGGTTCGGGCTCAAGTGGGACATGGGGTGGATGCACGACACCCTGGCCTACCTGCGCCTGGATCCGATCTACCGGAAGTACCATCACCAGCGGCTGACCTTTCGCGGCCTGTACGCCTTCAGCGAGAACTTCGTGCTGCCGCTGTCGCACGACGAGGTGGTCCACGGCAAGGGCTCGCTGGCGGGCGCGATGCCCGGGGACACGGCGCAGCGGCTGGCGCACCTGCGCCTGCTCTTCGGCTACCAGTACGCCCAGCCGGGGAAGAAGCTGCTGTTCATGGGCGGCGAGTTCGGGCAGTGGCGGGAGTGGGACCACGAGTCCAGCCTCGACTGGCACCTGCTGGCCGATCCGCGCCACGCGGGCGTGCAGCGCTGGGTCGCCGACCTCAACCACGCCTACCGGACGCAGCCGGCCCTGCACGAGCTCGACTGCGCGCCGGAGGGGTTCGCGTGGATCGACCCGCACGACGCCGAGCAGAGCGTGCTGAGCTTCATGCGCCGCGGGCGGTCGCCGGACGCCGTGGTGGTGATCGTGTGCAACTTCACGCCGGTACCTCGCCACCAGTACCGGGTGGGCGTGCCGCTGGCTGGCTGGTGGCGCGAGCTGCTCAACAGCGACGCCGTCGAGTACGGCGGGACCGGGTGGGGCAACCTGGGTGGCGTCGAGGCCAGCCCGGTACCCTGGCACGGCCAGCCCTACTCGGTGGTCCTGACGCTCCCCCCGCTGGCCGTGCTGTTCCTCGCGCCAGGCACCGGCCGGTAG